GTTTGGCCACGTTCATCAGCTCCCATCTGAACAGGAATGAGTTCCGGATAGTCTTCTCGAGGAGCGCTTGCACGTACTGCGGCTCGATCGCAGCCAGCGTCTGCTGTACCGCATCGCGGGATACCGCGCGCCCGGATCGCACTTTTATTCGATACGGATCGATCTCCATGGCGATGTCCATGCCGAGCCGCGCCCCGAGCAGGGTAATGAGCAGCCGGCCAAAGGTCTCGTTCACCTGATGCCCCCAGCACGTGTTGAAGACCACTTCCTGGTGATCGCTGGCGATCTCAATGACCAGTGTCTGCGCTGTCGGCACCGGGTAGTCCTGCTCCAGCTGTTGGCTGAGCAGAGCGATCAGCGACTCGAAGCAGCCCGCGGACACGCCATACTCCTGTTCCAGCTCGTTGTTCAGGTCTGCGGTGCTCACGCCGCGGGCACGAGCAGCAGCAATGCGTGCACGCAGCTGACCGACGTCCTGCGCGATCACGAACGGAACAGGGATCTCCTCGCCCTCCCAGTTCGGGATCTCGCCCTTGCGTTTCACGCCCGGCTCGACCCTGAGCTTCGCGAGGCCGTCCTCAGCGTCGAGTTCGGTATCCACGATCCGCCAGGTATCGCCCTTCGCCACGAATAACGCGCCGGGATCTGCGAAGTTGAGCGCGAACCGTTCGTCAAGCATACAGATAAGCTTCCCGCTCACGATATCGTACACCTCGATCTTGCGCTCGTCCGGGATCATGGAGAGGTTCTCATAGTAATAGGCGCGTGTGCCTTTACTGCGCCAGAGCTTTTCGGCCTCGTATTTCACCAGGCCTTCAGCCTCCAGTTGCGCGATCACGCGCAGCAGCGCCTCACGGGTGAGATCCCTGAACGGATATGCGCGTATAAGCACGGCCCGGAGCTTTTCCAGGCTGATCACGCTGGTATCGAGCAGTAGCCCGCAGATCTGGTTCGCCAGCACGTCCATCGAGCCCTCTTTCAGCTTGATATCCTCGATCTTACCGCCCTTTGCGCGCTCTGTAATCACCACCGCTTCCGCGACATCGTCCGGAGAGAGCGCGATGATCTTCCCGCTGGAGGTCGTCTGGAACGAGTGCGAGGCACGCCCCACACGCTGCACGAGACGTGTCACTTCTCGTGGCGATGCGTACTGGACGACCATATCGATCGTGCCGATATCAATGCCGAGCTCCATCGAGCTAGTGCAAATGAGCCCTTTGATCGCGCCGCTTTTCAGGCGATCCTCGGCTTCGATTCGCATCTCTTTGGAGAGTGAGCCGTGGTGCACACCGATCAAGCCGGGCTCAAACCGGTTCATGATAGAGCCGAGCATCTCCGCGGCCCGTCGCGTGTTCACAAAGATCAAGGTCGATTCGTTACCTTCAGCGTTCACGATCTCCCGCAGCGCCCGCACGTGTGCCAGTACATCAGGCTCGACGCCGGCGCTCTGGGCCGCCCGCATATCCTGCGGTGCTCGTTGCGGGCTCAGCACCGCGATCTGAAGCGCTTTCGTGGATACGGTATTGACCACCTGCATCGTGCGGCGCTGGCCTGCGAAGTACTTCGCTACCTGCTCGGGATTGCCCACGGTTGCGGAGAGACAGATGCGCTGGAACCCGCCTGCAAGTTCCGCGATGCGCTCGAGCGCGATGGTTAGCTGCGCGCCGCGTTTCGAGTTTGCCAGCTCGTGCACTTCGTCGAGGATCACGTGCCTGACGGATTTCAGGTGCTCCCGCAGCCGCGCGCCCGGGATCATTGCCTGGATCGTTTCCGGTGTGGTGATCAGGATATCGGGTGGCTCGAGCGCCTGCCTTCGCCGTGCGTACATGCTCGTGTCGCCGTGACGCACATCGATACGGAGCTCGAGCTGCGCACCCAAGCGCTCCAGCCGCAGGAGCATGTCGCGGTTCAACGCGCGCAACGGCGTGACGTAGAGTGCTAAAAAGCCTTTCCGCGCGTTATTCTGTTTTTTATACGCGATAAGCTGATGGAGCACGGGCAAAACCGCTGCTTCTGTCTTCCCCGAGCCGGTCGGCGCTATCAATAACACGTCCTCGCCCGCTAAAATGCGCGGGATACTCAGCGCCTGTGGTTCCGTGGGTGCGGTGAAGGTCTCACCTACTACCGCTTGTATCTCTGCAGAGAGCAGCGAAAAGGCATTCATGCAGCCCGGTGTATCAGATCAATCAGACAGAACAAGTTACCTTATTACCTCTTTACCGCAGGCAGAGAAAAAGATCGGACCGCAAGCGGTGCGGTGACCACAAGGGCCTCTTACTGTTTCAATGACGCTTGCTCTGGACGTCAGTATGCATGACTCATAACGGTTCACCAAACTGCGCTGCGCCGAACTCACTCGACGTTCCCGGGCTCACTCCGCTTGGTCTTATTCAGGTTTGTTCCCGTCGGGTCTGCGATACGACGGCGCAGTCGCCAGATACCATCTCTTTTTCCCGCGATCGAATTTCGCGCCCATGCTCTTCATGAAGAGCGCCGTGCGATGCGGATCGATACCGAGTTCTTCAGCAAGCGTCAGTGTGGATGCGCCATTGCGCTCGCTGATGATGCGGCTCGCCCGCGAAACCATCTCCTCGCGCGGTGAGATGTAAGCGTCCAGTTCGTAATTCCAGGCCACATCCGCGACCAGCTTGAGGATAATGATGAAGACCGGGACGAGAATGAAGTACGAGATCCAGTGCGCGGTCACCAGCAGGTTCCAGACAAAGTGCATGACTACCGCGCCGAGGTAACCGAAGAAGATCATGCGGTGCTGCGCCTTGATCTTTGCCACACCGACCATCAGTCCAAAGAACCCGGTGAAGAGGATATGCCCCACGGCGATGGACCGCACCGCGGCAAGCTCAATCCCGAATTCCGCGGAGAAGCTATAGAGCACGTTCTCAACGATTTCAAAGCCGATAGCGACGGCCGCGCCGTAGACCAGGCCGTCCATCGGCCCTTCCAATACCGGATCTTTCCGCAGCCAGTAGAGATATATCCCTTTACAGGCCTCCTCAACAATCGGCGCACTGAGCATGCCAGCCCAGAAGAAGACGTACCGCTCAAGTATAATGGAGAGGATAACGGCGGGCACTGCGCCCCACGCCACGGCCTTTACGATCTGGCCCAGCGGCTCGGGCTCAAAGACGTCCTTCTGGTAGATATAGAGAAACCAGAGCACGCTAACAATAACGCTGATATAGACGATTTCAAGCATCACTATACCTGGGGTGACGCGCGGTATAAATGTTCCGCTGGTTTTCGCCCCGGGTCTCCTCGCTCAGTTTGCCTTTGCCGGAGTGCGACCAAGCTTTTATAACGGGCAGCGTCAACTATATCCTCAGGTGCGGACAGAGCACTATGATCGAAGTGGACGTGACGATACGGCTGAAGCACGGCGTGGCAGACCCTGAGGGCGCGAACACCCGAAAGGCATTGCAGTTGCTCGGGTTTACCAGCGTTCAGGCAGTGGAATCGATGAAGACGTTTCGAATCACTCTGGAGCAGGAGACCGGGAGCGGTGACGAGGCAGCGGTGAAGCGCGAGGTGGATGAGATGTGCAGGAAGCTGCTGGCCAACCCGGTGATTCACGATTACACGATCGAAGTCGTGCAGAGCAACGGTTAGTCAGCCGGGTAGCGCGCGAACGCTTGGCTTTCTTTATTACAATCGGCGATATGAAGGTGTGTGGTGAGAAGAGAGGTTCAGTGCGATGGTAGAGCTCGACCCCTGGGGTGTCACGGATATAACGGATTATTCACGGCTCTTTGACGAGTTCGGTATCTCGCGGTTCTCGGATATTCTCGGTCAGTTACAGCAGCCGCATCGGTACATGCGCAGAGGCATTATCGTGGGGCATCGCGGGTACGAGGACGTGGCGCGTGCGATGAACGAGCGGCGCCCGTTCGCGGTGATGAGCGGGTTCATGCCCTCGGGCAAGGTGCATCTCGGTGGCAAGATGGTGATGGACGAGATCATCTGGCACCAGCGCATGGGCGGCGACGCGTTCTCCTGTGTCGCGGATATGGAGGCGCACTCAGTGCGGGGCGTCTCGTGGAAGCAGTGCCGGGAGCTCGGGCTCAACGAGTATCTCGTGAGCCTGGTCGCGCTGGGCTTTGAGATAGAACAGGGCCATTTGTATTTCCAATCGGAGAACAAGCCGCTGCGTGATCTCGCGTTCGAGCTGGGCACGGCGGTGAACTTCAGCGAGATCAGCGCGATCTACGGGTTCAGGGGCGAGGTGAACATCGCGCACATGATCAGCGTTTTGGTGCAGAACGCGGACATTCTGCAGCCGCAGCTCCGCGAGTATACCGGCCCCAAACCGACCGTCATTCCCGTCGGCGTGGATCAGGACCCACATATCAGGTTAACGCGGGATATCGCCGCGCGGATGCGGATGTTCCGCGTGGAGACGCGGTTCGACCCCGAGCAGCGTCCGTATATCAGTATCCGTGCGAAGCATGCGGAGATCGGTGCGCTGGAGGAGCTCGCGGCGCGTATAGCAGGTGAGCAGAAGCTCCATGAGCTCCATCTTGATCTCTTCGCGATCGATGAAGACCAGATCGCGAGCCGATTGCGGGCGATTGAGGCGGTTGTCCAGGATGTTGAGCGCGATTACGGTGGTTACGGGTTCTGTCTGCCTGCAGCCACCTATCACCGGTTCGTGCAGGGCCTGACGGGCGGTAAGATGTCCTCGAGCGTTCCGGAGAGCTACATTGCGCTCACCGAGCCGCCGGAGGAGGCCGCGCAGAAGGTACACCGTGCGAAGACCGGCGGGCGCGTGACGGTAGAAGAGCAGAAGCAGCACGGCGGCGTGCCGGAGGATTGCACGATTTACGCGCTTTTGATGGTGCACCTTATTGAGGACGATGCGCATGCGAAGGAGATCTTTGAAGAGTGCAAGAGCGGGAGACGGCTGTGCAAGCAGTGCAAAGCAGAGGCTGCGGAGCTCATGCACTCGTTTCTGACGCAGCATCAGCGGGACCGCGCAGCGGCACGCGAAGCGCTGATGAAGCATGACGTGTACAAGCGGTGGTTCACGTAACCGTTCTCGCTCACGAAAGCAGCACGAGTGCGGGATTCTAACCGGCTCGTGCCAGCAGCTCTTTTACCTTCGTTACACCGTCAATGGCGTCTTTACAGTAGTAATCCGCGCCGATCTTCCGGGCAAAGTCCTCAGTGACCGCGCCGCCGCCGACGATAATCGGGACCGAGAGGCCCTGGCTGCGGAGATGCGAGATGACCTCAGCCATATATTCCCGTGTCGTTGTGAGCAATGCAGAGAGTGCGAGCACATCGGCTTTGCTCTCTGAAACGGCACGCGCGAAGCGCTCTTTATCCACATCGATACCCAGATCCACGACCCTGAAGCCCGCGGACGCGAGCATGATCTCAACCACCTCTTTACCGATATCGTGCACATCGCCCTTGACCGTGCCGATAACGACCGTACCGAGCGTCGTCCCTGCGGCTTTTGCTGCGCCTTCCTGCTCCAGGAACGGCCGGAGTATCTCCAGCGCTTTCTTCGCGTTCCAGCCGGAGACCATCAGCTCGGCATCGAAGTACCGCTCCCTGTAGCCTGCCCCGATCATTTCCAGTCCTGAGGTCAGCTTTTCAACGAGCTCGTATGCACTCATGCCCCGGCTCATGCGCTCCTCGATGTATGCTTCTATACGCAGCTTCCGTGTGTCGAGGAGCGCGTCAATGATCTGCTCGGTATTGCTCGCATCCATAGGATACCCAAGTATGCACAAAGCTTAAAAGATTTCAATCCGCATTTTAATTGTGAGTGTATGAAGATCGTTTTTACGGATTCAGGAATCGAAGCGGACCTCGTTGCGGACAAGACGATCCTCTCGTACGCGCAGGAGCTGGGGATCGAGATCAGCGCGCCCTGCGGTGGTGAGGGCACCTGCGGTCAGTGCCTCATTGAGGTTTTGAGCACACCGAGCGCGCTCTCGCGGAAGACCACGGCGGAGCGTCAATTCATCCGCAACGACGGCCACCGGCTCGCCTGCCAGGCGCGAGTTCGAAGCACCGAGGTGCCGATTTATATCCGTATTCCGCGGATCGCGTATTGTATTTTGGAGACGAGCGAGTTCTGGCCGGTGCAGGTCGACCCGTTTGTGCACCGTGAAGGCGATCGTGTCTTTTACGAATCCACCGCGGTTAACAACTTTACGGGCGAGATGCACGGTATTGCACTCGACATAGGAACCACCACGCTCGTGCTGTATCTTATAGATCTGGAAACGGGCGCGGTGCTCTCCGTCATCTCCCGTGAGAATCCCCAGAAGAAGTACGGGAACAACGTCATCTCCCGCATCGAGTTCGCACGAACGGGTCAGCAACTTCTGGAACGTGAGATCAGAATCGCCGTGAACGAGATGATCGCCCAGCTGACTGAGCGGCGGAACGTCTATGAGCTGGTCGTGGTTGGCAACCCGGTCATGCGCGATCTCTTCTTCGGCACGTCCGTGCAATCACTCGGGATAACGCCCTACGAGCCGCTGAGCACGGAACCGGTCCGTAAAACAGCGAGCGAGCTCGGGCTCGCGCTGAATCCAAACGCGCGCGTCTACGGCCTCCCGCTCGTGGGCAGCTTTGTGGGATCCGACGCTTTGGCGGTCGTTCTTGCCACCGAGATGTACAAACATAACCGGATCAGCATGGTCATTGACATCGGGACCAACACGGAGATCGTGCTCGGTAATCGGAACCGTCTGATTGCCACGTCATGCGCCGCGGGTCCGGCGTTCGAGGGGTGCAGTGTTCAGTTTGGCCTTGGGGGTGTCAGTGGCGCGATAAACGAAGTGCGGCTCGTCAACGGCACGGTGACCTACCGGACCATCCACCATGCTAAGCCGATCGGCATCTGCGGCTCGGGATTGATCGATGCGCTGGCCGTGCTCCTGGAGAACCGGATCATTAACGGCCGCGGGAAGTTCCTGGGCGATACCCGCGCATTTCACATAACTGATACCATCTGTCTGTTTGAGTCGGACATTGACAAGCTCAATCTGGCGAAGTCGGCCGTTTCGGTCGGTATCAAGGTGTTGCTGGAACGCTACGGGATCGAGCTCACTGATCTCGATCACCTTTACCTCGCCGGTGCGTTCGGCTATTACATCAATCTCGAGAACGCGATGCGTATCGGGCTCCTTCCGCCAATCGCGCTGGAGAAGGTGGAGAAGGTCGGTAACGCGGCGATCGAGGGCGCACGGCATGCGTTGATCTCGCGGACGAAACGAAAGGATGCGGAGACAGTTGCGCCGCAGATCGAGCACATCAAGCTCGATGAGGTGGAGAACTTCCAGGAGAAGTTCATTGGTGAGCTCTATTTCCAGAACTATCTTTATGGTATTGCCTAGCCGGTCGGCTCTTTTTATTTAAGCCACACCACACTACCGTTTATCGAGTTCATCGATAACAGATGACAACCGGTCTCGCTCTATTTTACCAACAATCTCCTCTTCTACACTCGTTCCCAGCTTTCGCTCCATGAATTGTTTAATTTCTTCCCTATTCCAACCTTTTCCCAGCGCTTTACCCCATAATGCACTCATTTGCGTTGCTGTTACCATACCCGGGCTTTCTATCGCACCGCCGAACTCAGCAATACTACGTGCGAGTTCCTTTTTCGTTACGTTAGCCAGGATCACAGCATCATCACTCGTCCCGAACCGCTCTTCGAGAACGCTTTTTACGCGCTCTCTATCCCAGCCTCTATCCAGCGCTTTTCCATACAACGCGCGCAGTTGTTGCGCTGTTGCTCTGTCGAGCCCGCCAAGAGGTTCCAGCGCTGCGAGTAGACCGTTGATCGTCTCACTTATACTCTCCAGCTCGCTGATCTCCTTTTCGACCGCAATGGTCTTCCCCTCTACAGGAACGGATACCGTTACTTTCGTGCTCATTTTTCGGTTTCCTCTCTCTGTTCGTTCGGGGATAGCGAACGCGAGCGAGGCGGGCAATCAGTAACGGGGCGATGTGCCGTACCGCCCATGCCGCGGTTGTGCCCTGCGGCCCTATCCTATCCTGCTGCCAGCGCCATCCGCTTCCGCACCCCATCTGAACGAGTAGTTACCGCACATACGCACATAAATATAGCTAGCATAAAAACCTTTCCTTGTTTTGGGCCATGAGGTGCGAGCACCGGTGCTGTGACCTCGACCGCGTTAGGAACGGGACGGCTAAGCATCGTTTCAGGGTAACGCAGCCTTGAGCGCGTCCAGCAGTAGTTTCCCGGCTTCTTGCATGATCGGCCGTTCAGGACCCATGTACGCGACGCACTCGTTATCGTGCAGTTGCAGCACCTGCTCCTCGAATTTCGGGTCCGTATAGGACATGCCGATCAGCTTCGCCGCCACTTTCGATGCGGAGCCGCAGGGTGTGTCACGCACCACCTTCACGCTCTCGATGATTTTCGTCTTCGGATTCACGTGCACGATCAGCTCCGGGCTACCGAACCGCGCGGCAAACGCCTGTATCTCCGGGTGCGCGCCCGACTTCAGTGCGCAGAGCGGCTCCTGGAATTCGAGGTGGATGCCCTCTTTCTCGAGCTCCTCGGTAATAGAATATTTACCCTCCGGGATCAGGTTGGGATCATCAATGGCCCAGAGGACCGCTTTGACCCCCAGCTTCGCCGCGATGATCGGAACGAGGTCACCGGCCTTCGGGAGTATCCCGAGCACGATGAGGAGATCAGCAGTGCAGAGGGGCAGATCGGCCGGGAGGTCCCGCTCGGGATCGTCGAGAGATAGGGAAGCCAGTTCAAGATCATAGATGCCAACGATACGGTCGGCGAACTCGCTCGCAGCTAGATGCTCGGCGATCAGCTCGCCAAACGAACCATGATAGAGGATATAGATCTGATTCATGAGCGTGTGCGCCCCGTCTTCTGCTCTGCTGCTCACATCGGTCTGGCAGGGGTACCGATTGCTGCAGGAGCTCAACAAACGGAAGTAACGGCGGTGGCTACGCCACTATTCTCGTGTATACCGCCCGGTAAACCTGAGAGAGATCGCCCTTCTCCTGTCTGAACACGTCTTTATCCAGGCTCCGGATCTCGCCGCGTGTCTCGTACGCTTCTTTATCCCAGAACCTGCAGACATCAGGTGTACCCACCTCGTCGCCGAGGATGATCTCACCGCACTTCTTGCAGCGACCGTACTCGAGCTTAAAATCGGCCAGAATGACCGCCTTTGCGCTCAGATACTCGCTCATGAGCTCACCGATGCGCCGCGTCGTAGCCTTGAGGAACTCGATCTCGGGCCGGTCCATCCATCCGTTCGCAACGAGCTCATCCTCAGTCACGGGACGATCGACCGTTTCGAACTTGGTGGTGAATTCCACAAAACTACTGGCGAGAGGCGTCCCTTCTGCCAGTTTCGTGCCCTCGTGCACGAACTCGCCAGTGAGCTGTACCTCACCGCGCTGATAGCGTCGCCAGAGCGAGCCGTAGAGGTAGTTCCGGGCGATGACCTCGACGGGCAGGATCTCGAGATCCTGAGCCACGAGCATGTTCGGTGGCACGAACTCCCGGAAGTGCGTTTTAATCCCTGCAGCTTCGAGCTGCTGGAACCAGAAACAGGAGAGCATGCAGCAGATCGTGCCCTTACCGGTATATTCCGCTTTCTTCAGCCCGTCGAAGGCCGTTACGCGGTCGGTAAAGACGAAGACGATATCGCCATCTGGCCGTTGATACAGGTCCTTCGCTTTCCCGCTTCGCAGATACGTCGCCTCGTTCATGAGCGTTCAGTAGGAATAGCTCGCTACTTTTATATATAAGTCTCTTCCTATAGCAAGCAAACGGAGAGCGTTTAGAGCGCGTAGCGTGGTCATGCAGGCCGTTTCTCATGCGGCGCTCTGTCTTCGTTACGCGGGATTCAGTTAGGCGAGAATGAGAACCGCCAATTTGAAACGGAGCACGAAGGAGACGAGTGTCAGTGTGGACTTGAACCTTGATGGCACGGGCACGAGCGAGATCAGCACGACGATCAGATTCTTCGATCATATGCTCGCGACCTTTGCGAAGCACGGGTTCTTCGACCTGGAGGTGAATGCCGCGGGCGACCTGAGCCACCATATCATCGAGGATACCGGTATCGTTCTGGGCGAGGCGTTCAAGAAGGCCCTGGGAGCTGCGGACTCAGCGGACCGCGCGGCGATCGTGCGATTCGGGTCGGCCACGGTGCCTATGGACGAGTCGATCGCGGGTTGTGCCGTGGATCTCGGCGGAATCGGCGGTGTAGGCCGCGGTTATACGGTATTCGAGGCGGAGTTCGAGAAAGAGCAGGTGGAGGACATCAGCACTGAGAACATCCCCCATTTCATCACGACCTTCGCCACGCACGCGAGCTTCACGATCCACGTCTGGGCACGGGGCGAGAACGAGCACCATAAGATCGAGGCGATCTTCAAGGCCTTAGCGATCGCTCTGGATCGTGCGACACGGCTTGAAGAGCGTAAGACGGCGAAGGTCAGGTAGGTAGTGCAGGGTATTGAGCGTGCGAGATGTGGACTGAGGATTACAGACCGAAGCGGTTGGATGAGCTCATTGGTCATGATGAGGTGGTGAAGCGGCTGCAGGGCTTTGTCAAGGAGCAGACGGTGCCGAACCTCCTGCTCTGGGGGCCACCAGGCTCAGGCAAGACCTCGGTGGTCTACGCGCTGTCGCAGGAGCTCTACGGCGAGTTTTACCGTGAGAACCTCATGCACATAGAGACCGCGGATTTCGTAGAGGGTGGCAAGAGATGGTTGAAGGAGACCAAGCGGTTCAAGTTCTTTTATAACGAGCAGAAGTCCGCGATCGTTATGTTCAAGGACATGCTCCGCGAATATGCCGCGTTGGCACCGATCAATGCGAGCTTCAAGCTCCTGTATTTCAGTAATGCCGATTTGCTGCCCTGGAATGTGCAGCACGCGTTGCGCCGGATCATGGAGCGGAGCAACAGAACCTGCCGGTTCATCTTCGCCACCACGAAACCCGCGAGCATCATTCCGGCTATACGGTCACGCTGCCTGAATCTGCATTTCCGGTCGCTCGCGCAAACGGGCGCGCTGGATCAGCTGCTCGGTGTGGTCGCCCAGCGTGAGGGGATAACGCTTACCGCGGAGGGTCTGGCGGCCCTGGGCGATTACGCACGGGGCGATGCGCGTACTGCACTCCTGATCCTGGAAGCCGCGACGGCACGAGCGGGACCGGAACCGCCGGTGATCATCGATGCGACCCGTATAGCAGCAGTTGCGGCGAACGTGTTTTTCCAGCGCCAGCAAGCGGAGGGGTTGCTCGAATCTGCGTTACGCGGTCGTTACAGGGATGTGCGGGCACGGTTGGAATTCCTGATGCGTGTGGAGCGCGTGGGAGGCCGTGAGCTGCTGCTGGAGCTCCATGAGGCAGTGCGACGGAAGATGCAGCGCGAGATGACGCCTGAGGATCGGGACCGGTATGCACGGGTCATCGTGCACGAGGCTGAGGCTGACCTCAAACTCTGCACCGCGCTACATCCGCTGATACCGCTCGATGAGCTGTTAGCGACGATCGCCTTTCGCGACTGACTGAACGGGTCGTCAGCCCGCGTCACACGCCGCCTTCCACCATCGCTCTGAATGCCTGCTCGTCGAGTATAGTAATCCTGAGCTTCTGCGCCTGCTGGTATTTCGAGCCGGGCTCTTCGCCAGCCACCAGGTAATCAGTCCGTTTCGAGACGCTCGAGGCCACCTTGCCGCCCCTGCGCTCGACGAGCGCCTTTGCTTCCTCACGGGGCAGGGATATGCGGCCCGTGAAGACGAAGGTCTTCCCTTTCAGTGCCGGTGGCGCTGCAGTAGCGGCTGCTGCTTTGATCTCGTACTTCACGCCTGCGCGCTCCAGCTTCTGCAGCAGTTGTTTGGTACCCGGCTGCGCGAAGAACAGGCGGATGCTCTTCGCCACCTCCGGGCCGATTTCCGGTATGCCGGTCAGGTCGTCATACGTGGCGTTCTGGAGCGCTTCCAGCGTGAGGAACTGCTCAGCGAGCAGTGATGCGGTATGCTCACCCACGTGTCGTATCCCGAGCGCGTGGATGAGCCGTGCGAAGCTGGTATGCTTGCTCCGGTCGAGCGCGAGGAGTATTTTCTGCGCTGACTTCTCACCCATTCGCTCCAGGCGTACGAGCTCGCGTTTCGTTAAGAAGAAGAGATCAGCGGGATCGGCGACCATGCCGCGATCCACCAGTTGCTCGATCACCTTCTCACCCAGCCCCTCGATGTTCAGTGCACGGAGCGCGGCGAAATGCTTGATGCGCTCCTTCAGCTGTGCCGGGCAGGCGACACCGATGCAGCGCGCAATCGGCCCTTCCTTGATCACGTCCGAGCCACAGACCGGGCAGTTCTGGGGCATCTGGAACGCCTGCTCCTTACCGGTTCGTTTCGAGGTGATCACGCTCACCACCTCGGGGATCACGTCGCCCGCCCGTTCGACCACCACGGTATCGCCGATCCGCACGTCCTTTCTTCTGAGCTCGTCCTCGTTATGGAGCGTTGCCCGGCTCACGGTCACGCCGGCGATCTGCACCGGCTCAAGGATCGCAACGGGCGTGAGTGCACCGGTCCGTCCCACCTGGACGATGATATCGTTCACCCGTGTGAATTCCTCACGCGCGGGGAATTTGTAGGCGATCGCCCAGCGTGGGCTCCGTGAAATGGTCCCCAGCAGCTCCTGCTGCGCGATGTTGTTCACCTTCACGACGACGCCGTCGATCTCGTAATCAAGCTGGTCACGCTGCTGCTGCACGGTGTTATGGTAACGGATCACGGCGTCGATATCCGTGAACTGTTGGATCAACGGATTTATCCTGAAGCCGATCTGTTTCAGATACGCCAGTGCCTCCTTTTGCGACGAAACGGTTCTGCCTTCGAGGCGGCCGATCCCATAGGCGAAGAAGTCGAGCGGCCGAGCGGCCGTGACCTTCGGATCGAGCTGCCGTACCGAGCCAGCAGCGGCATTACGGGGATTGGCGAAGGTCTTCTCACCGCGTTCGCCCAGTTTCGTGTTCAGCGCCCTGAATTTGCTGAGCGGCATGTAAACCTCGCCACGCACCTCGAGCAGGGCTGGTGGTGCGGTTTCATCAGGCGCATCAGCACGGATGCGTAACGGTATCGAGTTAATCGTCCGCAGGTTCTGGGTGAT
The nucleotide sequence above comes from Methanomicrobia archaeon. Encoded proteins:
- a CDS encoding AAA family ATPase gives rise to the protein MWTEDYRPKRLDELIGHDEVVKRLQGFVKEQTVPNLLLWGPPGSGKTSVVYALSQELYGEFYRENLMHIETADFVEGGKRWLKETKRFKFFYNEQKSAIVMFKDMLREYAALAPINASFKLLYFSNADLLPWNVQHALRRIMERSNRTCRFIFATTKPASIIPAIRSRCLNLHFRSLAQTGALDQLLGVVAQREGITLTAEGLAALGDYARGDARTALLILEAATARAGPEPPVIIDATRIAAVAANVFFQRQQAEGLLESALRGRYRDVRARLEFLMRVERVGGRELLLELHEAVRRKMQREMTPEDRDRYARVIVHEAEADLKLCTALHPLIPLDELLATIAFRD
- a CDS encoding imidazoleglycerol-phosphate dehydratase, translated to MRTANLKRSTKETSVSVDLNLDGTGTSEISTTIRFFDHMLATFAKHGFFDLEVNAAGDLSHHIIEDTGIVLGEAFKKALGAADSADRAAIVRFGSATVPMDESIAGCAVDLGGIGGVGRGYTVFEAEFEKEQVEDISTENIPHFITTFATHASFTIHVWARGENEHHKIEAIFKALAIALDRATRLEERKTAKVR
- the purC gene encoding phosphoribosylaminoimidazolesuccinocarboxamide synthase, with protein sequence MNEATYLRSGKAKDLYQRPDGDIVFVFTDRVTAFDGLKKAEYTGKGTICCMLSCFWFQQLEAAGIKTHFREFVPPNMLVAQDLEILPVEVIARNYLYGSLWRRYQRGEVQLTGEFVHEGTKLAEGTPLASSFVEFTTKFETVDRPVTEDELVANGWMDRPEIEFLKATTRRIGELMSEYLSAKAVILADFKLEYGRCKKCGEIILGDEVGTPDVCRFWDKEAYETRGEIRSLDKDVFRQEKGDLSQVYRAVYTRIVA
- the ligA gene encoding NAD-dependent DNA ligase LigA codes for the protein MGGDGDNEAVTKRIEELRELIRYHNYRYYVLDAPEIADAEYDRLFAELVDLEQRHPELITHDSPTQRIGAKPLEEFGTYEHRIPMLSLNSVTAEADVRDFDDRVRRLLGPESVIEYVVEPKIDGLAMELVYDQGTFSAGSTRGDGYTGEDITQNLRTINSIPLRIRADAPDETAPPALLEVRGEVYMPLSKFRALNTKLGERGEKTFANPRNAAAGSVRQLDPKVTAARPLDFFAYGIGRLEGRTVSSQKEALAYLKQIGFRINPLIQQFTDIDAVIRYHNTVQQQRDQLDYEIDGVVVKVNNIAQQELLGTISRSPRWAIAYKFPAREEFTRVNDIIVQVGRTGALTPVAILEPVQIAGVTVSRATLHNEDELRRKDVRIGDTVVVERAGDVIPEVVSVITSKRTGKEQAFQMPQNCPVCGSDVIKEGPIARCIGVACPAQLKERIKHFAALRALNIEGLGEKVIEQLVDRGMVADPADLFFLTKRELVRLERMGEKSAQKILLALDRSKHTSFARLIHALGIRHVGEHTASLLAEQFLTLEALQNATYDDLTGIPEIGPEVAKSIRLFFAQPGTKQLLQKLERAGVKYEIKAAAATAAPPALKGKTFVFTGRISLPREEAKALVERRGGKVASSVSKRTDYLVAGEEPGSKYQQAQKLRITILDEQAFRAMVEGGV